The proteins below come from a single Asanoa ferruginea genomic window:
- a CDS encoding epoxide hydrolase family protein — MNPYRLDVPQGDLDDLRARLTQTRWPFALPGAEWSRGVPVDYLRELAGYWADGYDWRAAERRINELPQFTTEIGGQRVHFLHARSPEPGALPLVLSHGWPGSIVEFLDVIGPLTDPRAHGGDPADAFHVVIPSIPGFGLSGQVTEAGWDSRRIAGAFAELMRRLDYSRYGAQGGDYGAFIAPDLGRVDADHVVGIHVNAATMGFIPFGEVPEAEQATMTDAERVRLGRLANYLQDMNGYFQIQATRPQTLSYALADSPVGQLAWIVEKFQEWTHGGKLPEDVVDRDKILTNVMLYWLTNTAGTSANLYYESMHSGNWPTPSGVPTGVAVFAEDVAIRRYAEQTNTITHWSEFDRGGHFAAIEAPDLFVEDVRAFFRTVR, encoded by the coding sequence ATGAACCCGTACCGCCTCGACGTCCCTCAGGGCGACCTCGACGACCTTCGCGCGCGGCTCACCCAGACCCGCTGGCCGTTCGCGCTGCCCGGCGCCGAGTGGTCCCGCGGCGTTCCGGTCGACTACCTGCGCGAGCTGGCCGGCTACTGGGCCGACGGCTACGACTGGCGCGCCGCGGAACGCCGGATCAACGAGTTGCCGCAGTTCACCACCGAGATCGGCGGGCAGCGGGTGCACTTCCTGCACGCCCGCTCGCCCGAGCCCGGCGCGCTCCCGCTGGTGCTCAGCCACGGCTGGCCCGGCTCGATCGTCGAGTTCCTCGACGTGATCGGCCCGCTGACCGACCCGCGGGCGCACGGCGGCGACCCGGCCGACGCATTCCACGTGGTGATCCCGTCGATCCCCGGCTTCGGCCTCTCCGGCCAGGTGACCGAGGCCGGCTGGGACAGCCGCCGGATCGCCGGCGCGTTCGCCGAGCTGATGCGCCGTCTCGACTACTCCCGCTATGGCGCGCAGGGCGGTGACTACGGCGCATTCATCGCACCGGACCTGGGCCGGGTCGACGCCGACCACGTCGTTGGCATCCACGTCAACGCGGCCACAATGGGCTTCATCCCGTTCGGCGAGGTGCCCGAGGCCGAGCAGGCCACGATGACCGACGCCGAGCGGGTCCGCCTCGGCCGGCTCGCCAACTACCTCCAGGACATGAACGGCTACTTCCAGATCCAGGCGACCAGACCACAGACCCTGTCGTACGCCCTCGCCGACTCACCGGTCGGCCAGCTCGCCTGGATCGTCGAGAAGTTCCAGGAGTGGACGCACGGCGGCAAGCTCCCGGAGGACGTCGTCGACCGCGACAAGATCCTCACCAACGTGATGCTCTACTGGCTGACCAACACGGCCGGCACGTCGGCCAACCTCTATTACGAGAGCATGCACAGCGGCAACTGGCCGACGCCGAGCGGTGTGCCGACGGGGGTCGCGGTGTTCGCCGAAGATGTGGCGATCCGCCGCTACGCCGAGCAGACCAACACCATCACCCACTGGTCCGAGTTCGACCGCGGCGGCCACTTCGCCGCCATCGAGGCACCGGACCTGTTCGTCGAGGATGTGCGCGCCTTCTTCCGGACCGTGCGTTAG
- a CDS encoding adenylate kinase family protein has translation MRKYVIMGVQGSGKGTQSTLMSRELELTHISVGDILRWHVQQHTKIGALVRRTMTTGELVGDDLVESIVRERLQQHDWNYGFLIDGFPRNVRQASFFLESYDIDGVIHLDLPDEDVAKRVLSRRLCANCGMDYNLISDRPEIEGKCDVCGGNLITRDDDTPEALAARLRDYYGKTEPVLELFRRKEYVLTVDARPDPATVQRAIRDGLHLPPYLGQVTP, from the coding sequence ATGCGGAAGTACGTGATCATGGGTGTGCAGGGCAGCGGCAAGGGCACCCAGAGCACCCTGATGAGCCGCGAGCTGGAGCTGACCCACATCAGCGTCGGCGACATCCTCCGCTGGCACGTCCAGCAGCACACCAAGATCGGCGCCCTGGTCCGCCGCACGATGACCACCGGCGAGTTGGTCGGCGACGACCTGGTCGAGTCGATCGTGCGCGAGCGGCTCCAGCAGCACGACTGGAACTATGGCTTCCTCATCGACGGCTTCCCCCGCAACGTCCGCCAGGCGTCGTTCTTCCTGGAGAGCTACGACATCGACGGCGTCATCCATCTCGACCTGCCCGACGAAGACGTGGCCAAGCGGGTGCTCAGCCGGCGGCTCTGCGCCAACTGCGGCATGGACTACAACCTCATCTCCGACCGCCCGGAGATCGAGGGCAAGTGCGACGTCTGTGGCGGCAACCTGATCACCCGCGACGACGACACCCCCGAGGCGCTCGCGGCCCGCCTGCGCGACTACTACGGCAAGACCGAACCGGTGCTGGAGCTGTTCCGGCGCAAGGAATACGTGCTGACCGTCGACGCCCGCCCCGACCCGGCCACCGTGCAGCGGGCGATCCGCGACGGCCTGCACCTGCCGCCCTACCTGGGCCAGGTCACTCCGTAA
- a CDS encoding prepilin peptidase, with protein sequence MTTGVRVRTAPRRLPAVLVTPLLRWLAINHTVAPGEPWRRTCPGCGAAIGFGGALLPQARCGGCAARVGPPPWSVEVLALLALLALVAFAGGRPVVSLPVVAAFAWWAALAIPLVLVDLAVHRLPDRLTLPAAAGVAVLLGAAALVDGAADRWVRSLLAGAGVALFFATTTLVLGRRGFGLGDAKLALSCAALLGWFGWGAVLLGLMAGLLLSALVSIVLLLAGKVRWTSSLPFGPFLVAGTVLGLFVVVPLS encoded by the coding sequence ATGACGACGGGGGTACGCGTACGGACCGCACCGCGGCGGCTACCCGCGGTGTTGGTCACCCCGCTGCTGCGGTGGTTGGCGATCAACCACACCGTGGCCCCGGGCGAGCCCTGGCGCCGGACCTGCCCCGGCTGTGGCGCCGCCATCGGGTTCGGCGGCGCGCTTCTGCCACAGGCCCGCTGTGGCGGCTGCGCGGCCCGGGTCGGTCCGCCGCCCTGGTCTGTTGAGGTGCTCGCCCTCCTTGCGCTGCTCGCCTTGGTCGCCTTCGCTGGCGGCCGGCCCGTTGTTTCGCTGCCGGTGGTCGCCGCCTTCGCCTGGTGGGCCGCGCTGGCCATCCCGCTCGTGCTGGTCGACCTCGCCGTGCACCGCCTGCCGGACAGGTTGACGTTGCCTGCCGCGGCAGGTGTGGCCGTGCTGCTGGGTGCCGCCGCGTTGGTCGACGGCGCGGCCGACCGCTGGGTGCGGTCGCTGCTCGCGGGAGCCGGCGTGGCGCTCTTCTTCGCGACGACCACGCTCGTGCTGGGCCGCCGGGGCTTCGGGCTCGGCGACGCCAAGCTGGCGCTGAGCTGCGCCGCGCTGCTCGGCTGGTTCGGCTGGGGCGCCGTGCTGCTCGGGCTGATGGCCGGCCTGCTGCTGTCGGCGTTGGTGAGCATCGTGCTGCTGCTCGCCGGGAAGGTGCGCTGGACGAGCAGCCTGCCGTTCGGCCCGTTTCTGGTCGCGGGCACGGTGCTCGGCCTGTTTGTTGTCGTACCCCTGTCATAG
- a CDS encoding discoidin domain-containing protein, giving the protein MRPVAPPLDVTPEPPPPRRRTRRHAALASLAAAALVAAALTVSSAASAADAVISQGKPATASSVENATFPASAAVDGNAGTRWASAFADPQWIQVDLGATATITQITLNWEAAYARSFQIQTSANGSTWTNIYTTTTGTGGTQVLPVSGSGRYVRLNGTVRATAYGYSLFEFQVHGTFGGTNPGGCGTTNAAQGKPVTASSVQNAGFPATAAVDGNAGTRWSSAATDPQWIRVDLGSVQSICQVVLQWEAAYGRSFQIQTSTNDSTWTDIFSTTTGTGGTQTLNVTGSGRYVRMNGTARGTGYGYSLWELRIYTGTGTTPTDPPTSEPPTGTPVEPTDPRNPNFGPNTIVYDPSTPTATIQSRLNSIFTQQERNQFGQERYAVLFKPGNYTADVNLGFFTQVAGLGMSPDDVNLNGHVRAEAFWMGGNATQNFWRSAENLSVTLPAGVTVERWAVSQAAPYRRMHLRGGGNQIQLWNGGDGWSSGGFMADTKIDGTVVSGSQQQWYSRNSEFGSWSGSVWNMVFQGVTGAPANHFPNPSHTVVANTPTVREKPFLYIDGTGEYRVFVPALRANSVGTTWFNKTPAGSSLSLSTFFIVRPGTPVATINDALSQGKNLLFAPGVHHVSSPIQVNRADTVILGLGLATIQADNGSVGMKIADVNGVKVGGIMFEAGATNSPVLMEVGPPGSSADHAANPVSLHDVFFRIGGPGVGRATNTLTVNSDDVIGDHMWLWRADHGDGVGWSVNTADTGLTVNGDDVTMYGLFVEHFQKYQTVWNGERGRTYFYQNEFPYEMPNQAAWMNGTTRGYAAYKVNDAVNQHFAIGLGSYCVFTLDASVVAERSFEVPTKAGVQFQNMVTVSLGGAGTINHIINNAGGTARAGAEIQYLNNYP; this is encoded by the coding sequence ATGAGACCCGTCGCACCACCCCTCGACGTGACACCCGAACCACCACCCCCGCGCCGCCGGACCCGCCGCCACGCGGCCCTCGCGAGCCTGGCTGCCGCCGCACTGGTGGCCGCCGCACTGACCGTCTCCTCCGCGGCGAGCGCCGCCGACGCGGTCATCTCGCAGGGCAAGCCGGCCACCGCGTCCTCGGTGGAGAACGCGACCTTCCCCGCCTCCGCGGCCGTCGACGGCAACGCCGGCACCCGCTGGGCATCGGCGTTCGCCGACCCGCAGTGGATCCAGGTGGACCTCGGCGCGACCGCCACCATCACCCAGATCACCCTCAACTGGGAGGCCGCGTACGCCAGGTCGTTCCAGATCCAGACCTCGGCCAACGGCAGCACCTGGACCAACATCTACACGACGACCACCGGCACGGGCGGCACGCAGGTGCTCCCGGTCAGCGGCAGCGGCCGCTACGTGCGGCTCAACGGCACCGTCCGGGCCACCGCCTACGGCTACAGCCTGTTCGAGTTCCAGGTGCACGGCACGTTCGGTGGCACGAATCCGGGCGGCTGCGGCACCACCAACGCCGCGCAGGGCAAGCCGGTGACCGCGTCGTCGGTGCAGAACGCCGGCTTCCCGGCCACCGCGGCGGTCGACGGCAACGCCGGCACCCGCTGGTCATCGGCCGCCACCGATCCACAGTGGATCAGGGTCGACCTGGGCAGCGTGCAGAGCATCTGCCAGGTGGTCCTGCAATGGGAGGCCGCCTACGGGCGTTCGTTCCAGATCCAGACCAGCACCAACGACTCCACCTGGACCGACATCTTCAGCACGACCACGGGCACCGGCGGCACCCAGACGCTCAACGTCACCGGGAGCGGCCGCTACGTGCGGATGAATGGCACCGCCCGGGGCACCGGCTACGGCTACTCACTCTGGGAGCTGCGGATCTACACCGGCACCGGCACCACCCCGACTGACCCACCCACCAGCGAGCCGCCGACCGGCACCCCGGTCGAGCCGACAGATCCACGCAACCCCAACTTCGGTCCCAACACCATCGTGTACGACCCGTCCACGCCGACCGCGACCATCCAGAGCCGGCTGAACAGCATCTTCACCCAGCAGGAGCGCAACCAGTTCGGGCAGGAGCGCTACGCGGTCCTGTTCAAGCCGGGCAACTACACGGCCGACGTCAACCTCGGCTTCTTCACCCAGGTCGCGGGCCTCGGCATGTCGCCCGACGACGTCAACCTCAACGGGCACGTCCGCGCCGAAGCGTTCTGGATGGGCGGCAACGCCACGCAGAACTTCTGGCGGTCGGCCGAGAACCTGAGCGTCACCCTGCCGGCCGGCGTCACCGTCGAGCGGTGGGCCGTCTCGCAGGCGGCGCCGTACCGTCGGATGCATTTGCGTGGTGGCGGCAACCAGATCCAACTCTGGAACGGCGGCGACGGCTGGTCGAGTGGCGGCTTCATGGCCGACACGAAGATCGACGGCACGGTCGTCTCCGGCTCGCAGCAGCAGTGGTATTCGCGTAACAGCGAGTTCGGCTCGTGGTCCGGATCGGTCTGGAACATGGTGTTCCAGGGCGTGACCGGCGCACCGGCCAACCATTTCCCGAACCCATCGCACACGGTCGTCGCCAACACCCCGACCGTGCGGGAGAAGCCGTTCCTCTACATCGACGGCACCGGCGAATACCGGGTGTTCGTGCCCGCGCTGCGCGCCAACTCGGTCGGCACCACCTGGTTCAACAAGACGCCGGCGGGCTCGTCACTGTCGCTGTCGACGTTCTTCATCGTGCGCCCGGGCACCCCGGTCGCCACCATCAACGACGCGCTGTCGCAGGGCAAGAACCTGCTCTTCGCGCCCGGCGTGCACCACGTCAGCTCGCCGATCCAGGTCAACCGGGCCGACACCGTGATCCTCGGTCTGGGCCTGGCCACCATCCAGGCCGACAACGGCTCGGTGGGCATGAAGATCGCCGACGTCAACGGCGTCAAGGTCGGCGGCATCATGTTCGAGGCCGGCGCGACCAACTCGCCGGTGCTGATGGAGGTCGGCCCGCCCGGATCGTCGGCCGACCACGCCGCCAACCCGGTCTCGCTGCACGACGTCTTCTTCCGCATCGGCGGCCCGGGGGTCGGTCGCGCGACCAACACCCTGACCGTCAACAGCGACGACGTCATCGGTGACCACATGTGGCTCTGGCGCGCCGACCACGGCGACGGGGTGGGCTGGTCGGTCAACACGGCCGACACGGGCCTGACCGTCAACGGCGACGACGTCACCATGTATGGCCTGTTCGTCGAGCACTTCCAGAAATATCAGACGGTCTGGAACGGCGAGCGCGGCCGGACCTACTTCTACCAGAACGAGTTCCCCTACGAGATGCCCAACCAGGCCGCCTGGATGAACGGCACGACCCGGGGCTACGCGGCCTACAAGGTCAACGACGCGGTCAACCAACACTTCGCGATCGGCCTCGGCTCCTATTGTGTGTTCACATTGGACGCATCAGTGGTCGCGGAACGCTCCTTCGAGGTGCCGACCAAGGCGGGCGTGCAGTTCCAGAATATGGTGACCGTCTCGCTCGGCGGTGCGGGCACGATCAACCACATCATCAACAACGCCGGGGGTACGGCCAGAGCCGGCGCCGAAATCCAGTACCTGAACAACTACCCGTGA
- a CDS encoding DUF305 domain-containing protein, whose product MIRRRALLALVPLALVGGCTKPDRGPAPPSASPSAGPNTTDIAWLQLLIAMNERLLPVLDLVPPRSGDPAVQLFASVTRRARSAELESLRGLAAGVTLPTDNPHLQHEMPGMPTAAQRDALTRATGKEFDRGFTAVVIAHLDQTSRLCAGEQNAGADPAFRSLAESIARSVGEERARASALDARAASPTANTP is encoded by the coding sequence ATGATCCGCCGCCGTGCCCTGCTCGCGCTCGTTCCGCTCGCCCTCGTCGGCGGCTGCACGAAGCCTGACCGCGGCCCGGCACCTCCTTCCGCTTCTCCCTCGGCCGGTCCCAACACGACCGACATCGCCTGGCTGCAACTGCTCATCGCGATGAACGAGCGGCTGCTGCCCGTGCTCGACCTGGTGCCACCCCGATCCGGCGACCCAGCCGTGCAACTCTTCGCCTCGGTGACCCGGCGCGCCCGGTCGGCGGAGCTCGAGTCGCTGCGTGGGCTCGCCGCCGGGGTCACCCTGCCCACCGACAACCCGCACCTACAGCACGAGATGCCCGGCATGCCCACGGCGGCACAGCGCGACGCGCTGACCCGGGCCACCGGCAAGGAGTTCGATCGCGGCTTCACCGCCGTGGTGATCGCGCATCTCGACCAGACCTCCCGACTCTGCGCCGGAGAGCAGAACGCCGGCGCCGACCCGGCGTTCCGCTCGCTCGCGGAATCGATCGCGCGCAGTGTCGGCGAGGAGCGTGCCCGGGCGTCCGCACTGGACGCCCGGGCCGCTTCGCCTACGGCGAACACGCCTTGA
- a CDS encoding MmcQ/YjbR family DNA-binding protein — MVTIDDVRRLASTLPRAYEVLVRDRIKFRVGSLVFLSFSPDETVMGFGFPKEERAGLVAAEPDKFLMPVPSDERYNWVRVRLSEIDEGEMRELVLDSWRMCVPKRVAREFLEAS; from the coding sequence GTGGTCACGATCGATGACGTGCGACGGCTCGCCAGCACCCTGCCGCGGGCCTATGAGGTGCTGGTCCGCGATCGGATCAAGTTCCGGGTCGGGAGCCTGGTGTTCCTGTCCTTCTCTCCCGACGAGACCGTGATGGGCTTCGGCTTCCCTAAAGAGGAGCGGGCCGGGCTGGTGGCGGCCGAGCCCGACAAGTTCCTCATGCCGGTGCCCTCCGACGAGCGTTACAACTGGGTCCGGGTCCGGCTGTCCGAGATCGACGAGGGCGAGATGCGCGAGCTCGTCCTCGACTCCTGGCGGATGTGCGTCCCCAAGCGGGTCGCCCGAGAGTTCCTGGAGGCGAGCTAA
- a CDS encoding ParA family protein, with product MAIIALVSGKGAPGVTTAALACTLTWHRRLILAECDPAGGSILAGYLGGALDGRRGIGEVAVAELRDGNLEAHFWSQLVDLDAPRRERLLLPGVVDAAQAGSVTPLWQRFADFFVSLDRGQPPFDVLVDCGRIEVPNPPWPLLRAAATVLVVTGARLADLSATRGAVRAIERDFTDHRVPAGNLRLLVVGDGHPKSEISKAMRLPVIGQLPDDPRTAEVLTHGGTIRANRPLMRAAGALEVPVHSLLDRRRARLSWPTAEVTHAV from the coding sequence GTGGCGATCATCGCGCTGGTCTCCGGCAAGGGTGCGCCCGGTGTCACCACCGCCGCGCTGGCCTGCACGCTGACCTGGCACCGCCGGCTCATCCTGGCCGAGTGCGACCCGGCCGGGGGCTCGATCCTGGCCGGCTATCTCGGCGGCGCGCTCGACGGCCGCCGCGGGATCGGCGAGGTGGCCGTCGCCGAGTTGCGCGACGGCAATCTCGAGGCGCATTTCTGGTCGCAGCTCGTCGACCTCGACGCGCCCCGGCGCGAGCGGCTGCTGCTGCCCGGCGTCGTCGACGCCGCGCAGGCCGGCAGTGTCACCCCGCTCTGGCAACGCTTCGCCGACTTCTTCGTTTCGCTCGACCGCGGCCAGCCACCGTTCGACGTGTTGGTCGACTGTGGACGGATCGAGGTGCCCAACCCGCCCTGGCCGCTGTTGCGGGCCGCGGCGACCGTGCTGGTCGTCACCGGCGCCCGGCTGGCCGACCTGTCGGCGACCCGCGGCGCGGTGCGGGCGATCGAACGCGACTTCACCGACCATCGCGTCCCGGCCGGCAACCTGCGGCTGCTGGTGGTCGGCGACGGGCATCCCAAATCGGAGATCAGCAAAGCCATGCGGCTGCCGGTGATCGGCCAGCTTCCCGACGACCCGCGCACCGCCGAGGTGCTGACCCACGGCGGCACCATTCGCGCCAACCGGCCGCTGATGCGGGCCGCGGGCGCGCTCGAGGTGCCGGTGCACAGCCTGCTCGACCGCCGCCGGGCCCGGCTGAGCTGGCCGACCGCGGAGGTGACCCATGCGGTTTGA
- a CDS encoding aldehyde dehydrogenase family protein, whose product MTTYRSVNPARLDDVVAEVPLTDAAAFVAACRDARAAQARWAAVPAPVRGQVIGNLGALVRANLETLAQLVTREIGKPIVEARGEVQEIVDTCDFFLGEGRRLYGQTVPSEMPDKQLFTFRVPVGVAAIITAGNFPVAVPSWYLVPALLCGNAVVWKPAEYASASAAALGELVRRAGVPSGVFAVVDASGEDTFAGLSDALDAGLVDKVGFTGSSAVGARIGELTGRHLQTPCLELGGKNPMVVTPDADLSLAVEGALFGGFGTAGQRCTSLGTAMVHESVYESFVDSLGKALSDAVIGDPTREDVLYGPMLADRFASRYEEYLTWIGDHHRVLGPVGRITPENPRAGFAGDPAAGLFYHPVLVAGVRADDRLFQEETFGPIVGVMPYRELDEAIALANAPGYGLSSSIYTNDPRSAFAFRAGVSAGMVSVNNSTSGAEAHLPFGGNGKSGNGSRQSGVWVLDQFTRWQSMNWDYSGRLQKAQMDTQSITPDLSFRL is encoded by the coding sequence ATGACGACCTACCGCTCCGTCAACCCGGCCCGGCTCGACGACGTGGTGGCCGAGGTGCCGCTGACCGACGCCGCCGCCTTCGTCGCGGCCTGCCGCGACGCCCGGGCCGCACAGGCGCGGTGGGCGGCGGTGCCGGCACCGGTGCGCGGCCAGGTCATCGGCAACCTGGGCGCGCTGGTCCGCGCCAACCTCGAGACGCTGGCGCAACTGGTCACCCGGGAGATCGGCAAGCCGATCGTCGAGGCCCGAGGCGAGGTCCAGGAGATCGTCGACACCTGCGACTTCTTCCTCGGCGAGGGGCGCCGGCTCTACGGCCAGACCGTGCCCAGCGAGATGCCCGACAAGCAGCTCTTCACGTTCCGGGTGCCGGTCGGGGTGGCCGCGATCATCACCGCCGGCAACTTCCCGGTCGCGGTGCCGTCGTGGTACCTGGTGCCCGCCCTCCTCTGCGGCAACGCGGTCGTCTGGAAACCCGCCGAATACGCGTCCGCGAGCGCCGCCGCCCTGGGTGAGTTGGTCCGCCGGGCGGGTGTGCCTTCCGGGGTCTTCGCAGTGGTCGACGCTTCCGGTGAAGACACCTTTGCGGGCTTGTCCGACGCCCTCGACGCGGGCCTGGTCGACAAGGTCGGCTTCACCGGCTCGTCGGCGGTGGGTGCCCGGATCGGCGAGCTGACCGGCCGCCACCTACAGACCCCGTGCCTGGAGCTGGGCGGCAAGAACCCGATGGTGGTCACCCCTGATGCCGACCTGTCGCTGGCGGTCGAGGGTGCGCTCTTCGGCGGTTTCGGCACGGCGGGGCAGCGTTGCACGTCACTGGGCACGGCGATGGTGCACGAGTCGGTGTATGAGTCCTTCGTCGACTCGCTCGGCAAGGCCCTGTCCGACGCGGTGATCGGCGATCCCACCCGGGAAGACGTCCTCTATGGACCGATGCTGGCCGACCGGTTCGCCTCGCGCTATGAGGAATATCTGACCTGGATCGGCGACCACCACCGGGTGCTCGGCCCGGTCGGCCGGATCACTCCGGAGAACCCCCGCGCCGGTTTCGCCGGCGATCCCGCTGCCGGCCTCTTCTACCACCCGGTGCTGGTGGCCGGCGTCCGCGCGGATGACCGGCTCTTCCAGGAAGAGACATTCGGCCCGATCGTCGGCGTCATGCCCTACCGCGAACTCGACGAGGCGATCGCGTTGGCCAACGCGCCCGGCTACGGCCTCTCGTCGTCGATCTACACCAACGACCCGCGCTCAGCGTTCGCCTTCCGCGCCGGCGTCTCGGCCGGCATGGTCAGCGTCAACAACTCGACCTCGGGCGCCGAGGCGCACCTGCCCTTCGGCGGCAACGGCAAGTCGGGCAACGGCTCCCGCCAGTCAGGCGTGTGGGTGCTCGACCAGTTCACCCGCTGGCAGTCGATGAACTGGGACTATTCGGGCCGCCTGCAGAAGGCCCAGATGGACACCCAGTCGATCACTCCCGACCTGTCATTCCGTTTGTAG
- a CDS encoding CpaF family protein has translation MRFEPVAHDPRGREGATSTVPPMLPNGRHHQPEGPAQPPAPPPIAHPQHVPRRRIDFALVRELRRELSERLTHWQRGREYTPGEEDLERARLAAEVVAAYADAVRRAGTPLHAADERALLDQVTAELVGLGRLQSLLIDESIEEVHILGCDQVRITRHGGGVDWGDPIADSDEEMVEILQAAARRAGSTERSLSTSKPTLDLQLPDGSRLAAVFLVSHRPYAVIRRHNTLDVTLDELAGARADLDEMVDPLIRDFLRASMRAGLNIMVAGLAGAGKTTVIRALMNEIPADEPYVLLEESRELLPARRSLKHRAVMSFESREGHGEKGYDGRPAGEVTIADLIPLSLRMGVLRIIVGEVRSREIVPMLQAMTTSRGSMCTIHARTPGGVSERIIELALSHGREMTVDQARRMAGNALDLIVYVTVEDETAIGGRKHRFISHIEEVIGVSEHNRVATTTVFGPGADGRAVPRHLPERVRDQLMRIGYDARMLTRYIEAGTGAWRRPRHTQLQQRRTM, from the coding sequence ATGCGGTTTGAACCGGTCGCCCACGACCCCCGCGGTCGCGAGGGCGCCACCTCGACCGTGCCGCCCATGCTCCCCAATGGGCGGCACCACCAACCAGAAGGGCCGGCCCAGCCCCCGGCGCCACCGCCGATCGCGCACCCGCAGCACGTACCCCGTCGGCGAATTGATTTTGCCCTGGTCCGTGAGCTGCGCCGGGAGCTGAGCGAACGGCTCACGCACTGGCAGCGCGGCCGCGAATACACGCCGGGCGAGGAAGACCTCGAACGCGCACGGCTGGCGGCCGAGGTGGTAGCGGCCTACGCCGACGCGGTCCGCCGGGCCGGCACCCCGCTGCACGCCGCCGACGAACGCGCCCTGCTCGACCAGGTCACCGCCGAGCTGGTCGGCCTCGGCCGGCTCCAGTCGCTGCTGATCGACGAGTCGATCGAAGAAGTGCACATCCTGGGCTGCGACCAGGTCCGGATCACCCGGCACGGTGGCGGCGTCGACTGGGGCGACCCGATCGCCGACAGCGACGAGGAGATGGTGGAGATCCTCCAGGCCGCCGCGCGCCGGGCGGGTTCGACCGAACGCTCGCTGTCGACCTCGAAGCCGACGCTCGACCTGCAGCTACCTGACGGCAGCCGGCTCGCGGCGGTGTTCCTGGTCAGCCACCGGCCCTACGCGGTGATCCGCCGGCACAACACCCTCGACGTGACGCTCGACGAGCTGGCCGGCGCCCGCGCCGACCTCGACGAGATGGTCGACCCGCTGATCCGTGACTTCCTCCGGGCGTCGATGCGGGCCGGGCTCAACATCATGGTCGCCGGGCTCGCCGGTGCCGGGAAGACGACCGTCATCCGGGCGCTGATGAACGAGATCCCGGCCGACGAGCCCTACGTGCTGCTGGAGGAGAGCCGCGAACTGCTGCCCGCCCGCCGGTCGCTGAAACACCGCGCGGTGATGAGCTTCGAGTCCCGCGAGGGGCACGGCGAGAAGGGCTACGACGGGCGGCCGGCCGGCGAGGTGACGATCGCCGACCTGATCCCGCTCTCGCTGCGGATGGGCGTGCTGCGGATCATCGTCGGCGAGGTCCGGTCGCGCGAGATCGTGCCGATGCTCCAGGCGATGACGACGAGCCGCGGTTCGATGTGCACGATCCACGCGCGTACCCCCGGCGGTGTGAGCGAACGGATCATCGAACTCGCCCTCTCCCACGGCCGGGAGATGACCGTCGACCAGGCCCGCCGGATGGCCGGCAACGCGCTCGACCTGATCGTCTACGTCACGGTGGAAGACGAGACCGCCATCGGTGGCCGCAAGCACCGCTTCATCTCACACATCGAAGAGGTCATCGGGGTCAGCGAGCACAACCGGGTCGCGACGACGACGGTCTTCGGTCCGGGCGCCGACGGGCGGGCGGTCCCCCGGCATCTGCCGGAGCGGGTCAGAGATCAATTGATGCGCATCGGGTACGACGCCCGCATGCTGACCCGCTACATCGAGGCGGGCACCGGAGCTTGGCGGCGACCCCGGCACACCCAGCTCCAGCAGCGGAGGACGATGTGA
- a CDS encoding SAF domain-containing protein — MTATPTRNAALPTPAPIAPPKVIRQRRMRPGLLGLAVLLIALGGLGAAFAITSVKATGSYLAVARSVPQGTTLSPDDLVTVQVAGGAGLTPVPANQKASVLGKRALVSLVPGTLLTRAQLTDKPLLTGGQQQVALGLRANQVPARRLLPGDKVILVGTPAKGEPPAITRYDGTVIDMTLDRSNATVYLALDASDVAPVVLLADDDRIAVVLTAGK, encoded by the coding sequence GTGACCGCGACGCCGACCCGCAACGCCGCCTTGCCGACCCCGGCACCGATCGCCCCGCCCAAGGTGATCCGGCAGCGCCGGATGCGCCCCGGGCTGCTCGGGCTCGCCGTGCTGCTGATCGCGCTCGGCGGCCTCGGCGCCGCGTTCGCCATCACGTCGGTCAAGGCGACCGGCTCCTACCTCGCGGTCGCCCGCTCGGTGCCGCAGGGCACCACGCTGTCCCCCGACGACCTGGTGACCGTGCAGGTGGCCGGCGGTGCCGGCCTGACGCCGGTGCCGGCCAACCAGAAGGCCTCCGTCCTCGGCAAGCGGGCACTGGTCTCGCTGGTGCCGGGCACCCTGCTCACCCGCGCCCAGTTGACCGACAAGCCGCTGCTCACCGGCGGGCAGCAACAGGTCGCGCTGGGCCTGCGGGCCAACCAGGTGCCGGCCCGCCGGCTGCTGCCGGGCGACAAGGTGATCCTGGTCGGCACTCCGGCCAAGGGCGAGCCACCGGCGATCACCCGCTACGACGGCACGGTCATCGACATGACCCTCGACCGCAGCAACGCGACGGTCTACCTGGCGCTCGACGCGTCCGACGTGGCCCCCGTCGTGCTGCTCGCCGACGACGACCGGATCGCCGTCGTCCTGACCGCGGGTAAGTGA